One window of Desulfobacca acetoxidans DSM 11109 genomic DNA carries:
- a CDS encoding FAD-dependent oxidoreductase, producing MTDNRDHITRMQGKAPDIIGAVAVVGGGIAGMQSALDLARTGFKVYLVEQNTTIGGVMAQLDKTFPTNDCSTCMISPKLIEVAANPNIDIITGAAVQSLAGEPGHFRLEIELRPRYVEVNICTACGECAKVCPVTLPSPFDEGLGLRRAAYRHFPQAIPSAYAIEKLDRAPCVRACPANLSVQGYVQLIKAGKYPEALALIMERLPLPGSIGRICPHPCENDCRRREIEAPVAICNLKRFVADQVDWSVLPVPERARRDEAVAIVGAGPSGLSCAYHLALKGYRVVVLEAASEAGGWLRYGIPEYRLPRGILRREVDYLKRLGIEFRFQTPIGPGLTVNDLLIRDGFRAVFLGVGCQDSIRLPVPGADAEGVLWGVEYLKEAASTGANPVKGKSTVVVGGGNVAMDVARTARRRGASQVTLICLESRDEMPASPWEVEEAEREGVEIVPRWGVKQISVKGGMVTGLVIKAVDRVFDEQGRFAPTYFEGRTTTRKADVVIMAIGQKANLQFLTPEDGIELTPRGLIKSDPETLATSRKGVFAGGDVVSGPYIAIAAVAAGREAAISVDRYLNDQDLKEDREKLLRPIPKLEGHWSEIPPDAEKQPRAVMSHLPVTEWIKSFQEINLGYGEAAALTEAARCLNCGVCSECMQCLASCQAKAINHNLKPQTRTLEVGAVILTLGFRPFDASRKGEYGYGRYPNVITSLEFERMLSASGPFRGHIQRPADGQEPVKVAWIQCVGSRDPANGQDYCSSVCCMYAIKQAIIAKEHDRRIEPTIFFMDLRAHGKGFDRYDERARSEHGVRFVRSMISRVAENPLTHDLEIHFQDEAGRFQDEIFDLVILSVGVKPHPAGVITARRMNVELDRFGFIQHRPFDPISTSREGVYAAGVFQTPKDIPETVAQASSAACQAQRLLTEARRTLVSDIEYPPERSVTGEEPRIGVFVCHCGINIAGVIDVKEVAAYARTLPHVVYTSDYLFTCSTDSQAKMMQIIDEYRLNRVVVASCSPRTHEPLFQDNLRQAGLNKYLFDMANIRDQCSWVHQQEPQAATAKAKDLVRMSVSRAARLEPLIELPVAVTQKGLVIGGGVAGLTAALALAEQGFPTTLVEKTDSLGGEAARLFFNTRGESVQAFVQELIHRVTNHPHITLLTSAEVSDTRGHIGKFVTRIRVNGQEKEVEHGATIVATGGCEYRPTEYLYGHHPHIWTQREFHGFLGLRDERLNRIDSLVMIQCVGSREPEHPYCSRICCTQAITNSLRFKELNPKAAVYVLYRDIRSFGLNELHYQQARAAGVRFVRFDPAQKPEVNRTGESLRINVLDQNMRTELEIPADAVVLSAAIRPRPESRVLAGALKLPLDQDGFFLEAHVKLRPLDFASSGYFLCGLGHGPKFLEESIAQAQGAASRAATILAQEKMFVGGQVARVDREKCVVCMTCARTCPFGAPKVAEDGFIDIDPAECHGCGNCASACPRRLIQVQHLKDDQILAETMVVCSLDRMIDDLQSEVA from the coding sequence ATGACTGATAACAGAGATCATATTACCCGCATGCAAGGAAAAGCTCCTGATATAATCGGGGCGGTAGCCGTGGTGGGCGGGGGCATTGCCGGGATGCAGTCGGCCCTGGATCTCGCCCGGACGGGATTCAAGGTCTATCTGGTGGAACAGAACACTACCATCGGCGGGGTCATGGCCCAACTGGACAAGACCTTTCCGACCAACGACTGCTCCACCTGTATGATTTCGCCCAAGCTCATCGAGGTGGCCGCCAATCCTAATATTGACATTATTACCGGGGCTGCGGTTCAGTCGTTGGCAGGCGAGCCGGGCCATTTCAGGTTGGAAATTGAGCTTAGGCCTCGATATGTCGAGGTGAATATCTGCACGGCATGTGGTGAATGCGCCAAAGTCTGCCCGGTTACCCTGCCTTCCCCCTTTGATGAGGGATTGGGTCTGCGGCGGGCGGCATATCGGCACTTTCCCCAGGCTATTCCCTCCGCCTATGCTATTGAAAAACTCGACCGGGCTCCTTGTGTCCGGGCCTGTCCGGCTAACCTCAGCGTCCAGGGCTATGTCCAACTGATCAAGGCCGGGAAATATCCCGAGGCCCTGGCCTTGATCATGGAGCGGCTGCCGCTCCCCGGCAGCATCGGCCGCATCTGCCCGCATCCGTGCGAGAACGACTGCCGCCGCCGGGAGATAGAAGCCCCCGTCGCCATCTGCAACCTGAAACGTTTTGTGGCAGATCAGGTGGATTGGAGCGTTCTGCCGGTGCCTGAAAGGGCCCGGCGGGACGAAGCGGTGGCTATTGTGGGGGCCGGCCCCTCGGGACTGAGCTGCGCCTATCACCTGGCCCTGAAGGGTTACCGGGTGGTGGTCTTAGAAGCCGCATCGGAGGCTGGCGGCTGGCTCCGCTATGGTATCCCCGAATACCGCCTGCCCCGGGGCATCCTGCGGCGAGAGGTAGACTACTTAAAGCGCCTGGGGATAGAATTCCGTTTTCAGACCCCGATCGGCCCCGGACTCACCGTCAATGACCTTCTTATCCGGGACGGTTTTAGGGCGGTCTTCCTGGGCGTCGGCTGCCAGGATTCCATCCGCCTGCCGGTGCCTGGGGCCGATGCCGAGGGTGTACTCTGGGGAGTGGAATATCTCAAAGAAGCGGCCTCCACCGGAGCTAATCCTGTAAAAGGGAAGAGTACTGTAGTTGTCGGCGGCGGTAACGTGGCCATGGATGTGGCCCGTACTGCCCGGCGCCGAGGCGCTTCACAGGTGACTCTTATCTGCCTGGAGTCTCGGGATGAGATGCCGGCTTCCCCTTGGGAAGTGGAAGAAGCGGAACGCGAGGGAGTAGAGATCGTTCCCCGCTGGGGGGTGAAACAGATCAGCGTCAAGGGCGGCATGGTCACCGGGCTGGTAATAAAGGCTGTAGACCGGGTCTTTGACGAACAGGGACGCTTTGCTCCCACCTATTTTGAAGGCCGGACCACCACCCGGAAGGCGGATGTAGTCATTATGGCTATAGGCCAGAAGGCCAACCTGCAGTTTCTCACCCCCGAAGACGGCATTGAGCTCACCCCAAGAGGCCTCATCAAGTCGGACCCCGAAACCTTGGCCACCAGCCGGAAAGGCGTCTTTGCCGGCGGGGATGTCGTCTCAGGGCCTTACATCGCCATCGCCGCCGTAGCTGCCGGTCGGGAAGCGGCCATTTCCGTGGACCGTTATCTCAATGACCAGGACCTGAAAGAGGACCGGGAAAAGCTACTCAGACCCATTCCCAAGTTAGAAGGCCACTGGAGCGAAATCCCCCCAGACGCAGAAAAGCAACCCCGCGCCGTTATGTCCCATCTGCCGGTGACGGAGTGGATCAAGAGCTTTCAGGAAATCAATCTGGGCTACGGTGAAGCAGCAGCTTTGACCGAAGCGGCCCGTTGCCTCAACTGTGGGGTCTGTTCCGAGTGTATGCAGTGCCTGGCTTCCTGCCAGGCCAAGGCCATTAACCACAACCTGAAACCTCAAACCCGGACCCTCGAAGTCGGGGCGGTGATCCTGACCCTGGGTTTCCGGCCTTTTGATGCCAGCCGGAAAGGGGAATACGGCTATGGCCGTTACCCCAATGTCATTACCAGCCTGGAATTCGAGCGGATGCTGTCAGCCTCCGGACCTTTCCGCGGACATATCCAGCGCCCGGCTGATGGTCAAGAGCCGGTTAAGGTCGCCTGGATCCAATGTGTCGGTTCCCGCGACCCGGCCAATGGCCAGGACTATTGTTCTTCAGTCTGCTGCATGTACGCCATCAAACAGGCGATCATTGCCAAAGAACATGATCGCCGGATAGAGCCGACCATTTTCTTCATGGACCTCAGGGCGCACGGCAAGGGATTTGACCGTTATGACGAACGGGCGAGAAGTGAGCACGGTGTCCGGTTCGTGCGCAGTATGATCTCCCGGGTAGCGGAAAATCCCCTTACCCATGATCTTGAGATACATTTTCAGGATGAGGCAGGCCGGTTTCAAGATGAAATTTTCGATCTGGTCATCCTTTCCGTGGGGGTTAAGCCTCATCCGGCAGGGGTAATTACCGCCCGCCGCATGAATGTGGAACTGGATCGATTCGGCTTTATCCAGCATCGGCCGTTCGATCCGATCTCTACCTCCAGGGAAGGGGTTTACGCCGCCGGGGTCTTCCAGACGCCGAAAGACATACCCGAAACTGTGGCCCAGGCCTCAAGCGCCGCCTGCCAGGCACAGCGACTGCTGACCGAGGCGCGCCGTACCCTGGTCAGCGACATTGAGTATCCGCCGGAGCGGTCAGTAACGGGGGAAGAACCGCGCATCGGCGTCTTTGTCTGTCACTGCGGCATCAATATCGCCGGGGTGATCGACGTCAAGGAGGTGGCAGCCTACGCCAGGACCCTGCCCCACGTGGTCTATACCTCGGACTATCTATTTACCTGTTCCACCGACTCCCAGGCGAAGATGATGCAGATCATCGACGAGTACCGGCTCAACCGGGTGGTGGTGGCCTCCTGTTCGCCCCGCACCCACGAGCCGCTGTTTCAGGATAACCTGCGTCAGGCCGGACTCAATAAGTATCTGTTTGATATGGCCAATATCCGGGACCAGTGTTCCTGGGTACACCAGCAGGAGCCTCAGGCCGCCACGGCAAAGGCCAAAGATTTGGTGCGTATGTCAGTTTCCCGGGCGGCGCGTTTGGAGCCTCTCATTGAACTGCCGGTAGCCGTGACCCAGAAAGGGCTGGTGATCGGAGGGGGAGTGGCGGGGTTGACCGCGGCCTTGGCCCTGGCCGAACAGGGTTTTCCCACCACCCTGGTGGAAAAGACCGACTCTCTGGGGGGCGAAGCCGCAAGGCTCTTTTTCAACACTCGAGGTGAATCAGTTCAGGCCTTTGTCCAGGAGTTGATTCATCGGGTGACAAACCATCCCCATATCACTCTGCTCACCTCGGCCGAAGTCTCTGATACCAGGGGGCACATCGGTAAATTTGTCACCCGGATCAGGGTCAATGGCCAGGAAAAGGAAGTAGAACATGGCGCCACCATCGTGGCTACGGGAGGTTGTGAGTACCGGCCTACCGAGTACCTGTATGGCCATCACCCCCACATCTGGACTCAACGGGAGTTCCACGGCTTTTTGGGGCTGAGGGACGAGCGTCTCAACCGAATTGACAGCCTGGTGATGATCCAGTGCGTTGGGTCGCGGGAGCCGGAGCATCCTTATTGCAGCCGCATCTGTTGTACCCAGGCCATAACCAACTCCCTCCGGTTTAAGGAGCTGAATCCCAAGGCGGCTGTTTATGTGTTGTATCGCGATATCCGCAGCTTTGGCCTCAATGAACTCCACTATCAACAGGCCAGGGCCGCCGGCGTCCGGTTTGTCCGCTTCGATCCGGCCCAGAAACCGGAGGTGAACCGTACCGGAGAATCGCTGAGGATCAACGTCCTGGATCAGAACATGCGTACCGAGCTGGAAATACCGGCAGACGCCGTAGTTTTGAGCGCCGCCATCCGACCGCGGCCGGAGAGCAGGGTTCTGGCAGGCGCCCTCAAACTGCCTCTGGACCAGGACGGCTTTTTCCTCGAGGCCCATGTCAAGCTGCGCCCCCTGGATTTTGCCAGCTCGGGATATTTCCTGTGCGGTCTGGGCCACGGCCCCAAGTTTCTGGAGGAATCCATTGCCCAGGCCCAGGGCGCGGCCAGCCGGGCGGCCACCATCCTGGCCCAGGAGAAGATGTTTGTCGGTGGCCAGGTAGCCCGCGTGGACCGCGAGAAATGCGTAGTCTGTATGACGTGCGCCCGTACCTGCCCCTTTGGCGCACCGAAGGTGGCAGAGGATGGATTCATCGACATCGACCCGGCCGAATGCCATGGCTGCGGCAACTGCGCC
- a CDS encoding CoB--CoM heterodisulfide reductase iron-sulfur subunit B family protein codes for MKVTYYPGCSLEGTARDYAASLNAVCRALGVELIELQDWNCCGATAAHAIDHQAALALAGRNLALAEKGGRDLVVPCPLCFNRLKTAAWALTGDKPKSSGYPLQWARKIYDLADFLARERFLKLMASMVRRPLNGLRAVCYYGCMASRPPKVTGASNCENPTSLDRILSQVGVEVKPWSYKTDCCGASHLIARRDIVFKLAGRLYDKAMEAGANCMVVSCQMCQANLDLYQDKILQELGLSYYLPIFYFTELIGLALGLSEARQWVGSHFVTPARLLAEVGLAP; via the coding sequence ATGAAAGTCACTTACTATCCCGGATGTTCCCTGGAAGGCACTGCCAGAGATTACGCCGCCTCTCTTAACGCCGTATGCCGGGCGCTGGGAGTGGAGCTCATCGAACTGCAGGACTGGAACTGTTGCGGCGCCACCGCCGCTCATGCCATTGATCACCAGGCGGCCTTAGCCTTGGCCGGTCGCAATCTGGCGCTGGCCGAGAAAGGGGGCCGCGACCTGGTAGTTCCCTGTCCCCTCTGTTTTAACCGGCTCAAGACCGCGGCGTGGGCACTTACAGGAGATAAGCCTAAATCTTCTGGCTATCCCTTGCAGTGGGCCAGAAAGATTTACGATCTAGCGGATTTTTTGGCCCGGGAACGATTCCTCAAACTCATGGCCAGCATGGTCAGGCGTCCGCTAAACGGACTTAGAGCCGTTTGTTACTATGGCTGTATGGCCAGCCGTCCGCCTAAAGTTACCGGGGCCTCCAACTGCGAAAATCCCACCAGTCTGGACCGCATTCTGAGTCAGGTGGGAGTGGAGGTCAAACCCTGGTCCTACAAAACGGATTGCTGTGGTGCCAGCCACCTGATCGCTCGCCGCGACATCGTTTTTAAGCTGGCAGGTCGTCTATATGATAAGGCGATGGAGGCCGGGGCCAACTGTATGGTGGTTTCCTGCCAGATGTGCCAGGCCAACCTGGATCTGTATCAGGACAAGATCTTACAGGAACTCGGCCTTTCGTATTATCTCCCCATATTTTATTTCACCGAACTTATCGGACTGGCCCTTGGTCTTAGTGAAGCCCGGCAGTGGGTAGGCAGCCATTTTGTGACGCCCGCTCGCCTGTTAGCCGAGGTCGGGCTGGCACCCTGA
- a CDS encoding 4Fe-4S dicluster domain-containing protein yields the protein MQPQRQLSPEVRFMEQVEEDGGIRVSTCYQCKKCTNGCPVTFAMDIYPDQVIRLVQMGQRQAVLTCSTIWVCSACETCTTRCPNEVDIAGIMDYLKAQALKSGIVLPQRRTYVFHKVFLDDIRRRGRVFEGGLLPRYMLKSGEAWRKLRELDFKDDLELAYGMLRRGRMALYPQGISMKGRAEIQGLLAQSTR from the coding sequence ATGCAGCCCCAGAGACAGCTCAGCCCCGAAGTGAGATTCATGGAACAGGTGGAAGAGGACGGCGGCATCCGGGTGTCAACCTGTTATCAATGTAAAAAGTGCACCAATGGCTGTCCGGTTACCTTTGCCATGGACATCTATCCCGACCAGGTCATCAGGTTGGTGCAGATGGGACAGCGGCAGGCGGTTCTGACCTGCAGCACTATATGGGTCTGCTCCGCCTGTGAGACCTGTACCACCCGCTGCCCCAATGAGGTGGATATTGCCGGCATCATGGATTATCTGAAAGCACAGGCGCTAAAAAGCGGCATAGTCCTGCCCCAGCGGCGCACCTATGTCTTTCATAAGGTTTTTTTGGATGACATCCGCCGCCGCGGCCGGGTTTTCGAAGGCGGGTTGCTGCCGCGCTATATGCTTAAAAGCGGGGAGGCTTGGCGCAAACTGAGGGAGCTGGACTTCAAAGATGACCTGGAATTGGCTTATGGGATGTTGCGCCGCGGGCGTATGGCGCTCTATCCTCAAGGCATTAGTATGAAGGGCAGGGCGGAAATACAAGGACTGTTGGCACAATCAACTAGATGA
- a CDS encoding (Fe-S)-binding protein, with product MEVLDFMTITEKRQASRFADLISAAHVNACYTCGTCSGGCPLTGMESTRDERLDCRKALRMVLLGMEQELIDSRFPWICTACYRCLAGCPMGVKLTDIWTRAKALRPREQVPGVLHKGVEMCLQTGNNMGIPTADFVETLQDLAAELAEEECPGFEIPLDKIGADYLFFENSKEVFADFEDLKWWWKIFYAARVDWTTSSTNWESVDWGIFTGNAEASKEIARRKVENMKRLQARTMILPDCGGASMGTRINLEKYFKHEFGPETGHDYVYFFDVLLTFLQEGRIRVDKTVHADRIFTWHDSCKHGRGPRLYWGDDCFEKAREILGYCFDMKNFREMPRNRMNAYCCGAGAGNWPGPFQAEKTEHGRYKAEDIKATGAELVVVGCSNCRDQIMRNLRKAYDLDIEVKYIWQVVADALILEG from the coding sequence ATGGAAGTATTAGATTTTATGACTATTACCGAAAAACGCCAAGCCAGTCGTTTTGCCGACTTAATTTCCGCAGCCCATGTTAATGCGTGTTATACCTGCGGCACCTGTTCCGGAGGATGTCCTTTGACTGGCATGGAAAGCACCCGGGATGAACGCCTTGATTGCCGCAAGGCCCTCCGCATGGTCCTTTTGGGAATGGAGCAGGAACTGATAGACAGTCGGTTCCCCTGGATCTGTACTGCCTGCTATCGATGTCTAGCTGGATGCCCGATGGGGGTCAAGTTGACCGATATCTGGACCCGGGCCAAGGCCCTGCGACCTCGCGAGCAGGTTCCCGGGGTACTGCATAAAGGCGTGGAGATGTGTCTTCAGACCGGCAACAATATGGGTATCCCAACCGCCGATTTCGTCGAAACCCTGCAGGATCTGGCCGCGGAATTGGCCGAGGAAGAATGCCCGGGATTTGAAATTCCTCTGGATAAAATCGGGGCAGACTACCTCTTCTTTGAGAACTCCAAGGAGGTCTTTGCTGATTTCGAGGACTTGAAGTGGTGGTGGAAGATCTTTTACGCCGCCCGAGTTGATTGGACTACCTCCTCCACCAACTGGGAGTCAGTGGATTGGGGGATTTTTACCGGCAACGCCGAGGCCAGCAAAGAAATTGCCCGGCGCAAAGTGGAAAATATGAAACGTCTGCAGGCCAGGACCATGATCCTGCCCGACTGCGGCGGGGCCTCGATGGGTACTCGGATTAATCTGGAAAAATACTTCAAGCATGAGTTTGGTCCTGAAACCGGGCATGATTATGTCTATTTCTTTGATGTGCTGCTCACCTTTCTTCAGGAAGGGCGCATCCGGGTGGACAAGACGGTGCACGCCGACCGTATCTTTACCTGGCACGACTCCTGTAAACACGGCCGGGGACCACGACTGTATTGGGGAGACGATTGTTTTGAGAAGGCGCGGGAAATACTCGGTTATTGTTTTGATATGAAGAATTTTCGGGAAATGCCCCGTAACCGGATGAATGCCTACTGCTGCGGCGCCGGGGCGGGCAACTGGCCGGGCCCCTTCCAGGCCGAAAAAACCGAACATGGCCGCTATAAAGCTGAAGACATTAAAGCCACCGGGGCCGAACTGGTGGTGGTGGGTTGCTCCAACTGCCGGGATCAGATCATGCGAAACTTGAGGAAGGCCTATGACCTTGACATCGAAGTCAAGTACATCTGGCAGGTAGTGGCCGACGCCCTGATCCTCGAGGGGTAG
- a CDS encoding sigma-54-dependent transcriptional regulator produces the protein MSGLDLLPRILVVDDEPVVRSGIAQVLSGQNLEVRTAADGSQALEMMAAAPPEVVLLDIKMPDLDGIGVLKIIRQEYPASQVIMITGHPDVEGAVECMKLGAVDYLVKPFRIDELESLVRKALDLFKRGPASAPSPLEEPAEQGIASIIGSSPVMQKVFAKIRRAAPSDSTVLLTGESGTGKELVARAIHDLSPRAHREFVPVDCSALVETLLESELFGHVKGSFTGAHQTKHGLFELANHGTFFFDEITNLSLNIQAKLLRVIQEREFMRVGSQKRTKLDIRIIASCNRDLTESIKDGSFREDLYYRLSVIPIHLPPLRERTGDIPLLAEYFLKKYSQKTNRQAKGISNRALKMLCAYSWPGNVRELEHTIERMIILEDGDTILPEHLPSFISQRRGEFQVFSDEEHSLEELEKRYIQFILRRTKGKRQEAARILGINRKTLGQRIKKYNLRVNW, from the coding sequence TTGTCCGGTCTTGACTTGCTTCCCCGGATTTTAGTGGTAGATGATGAACCGGTAGTTCGCAGCGGCATTGCCCAGGTGCTGTCCGGGCAGAATCTTGAGGTAAGAACCGCGGCCGACGGCAGCCAGGCTCTAGAGATGATGGCTGCAGCGCCGCCCGAAGTTGTTCTGCTTGATATCAAAATGCCCGATTTGGATGGGATAGGAGTCCTGAAGATCATCCGCCAGGAATATCCCGCCTCTCAGGTCATCATGATCACCGGCCACCCCGATGTTGAGGGAGCGGTCGAATGCATGAAACTGGGGGCAGTGGATTATCTGGTTAAACCCTTCCGGATCGACGAATTGGAATCCCTGGTTAGGAAGGCCCTTGATCTCTTCAAGCGAGGACCGGCCTCTGCTCCATCCCCCTTGGAAGAACCTGCCGAACAAGGCATTGCTTCGATTATCGGCAGCAGTCCGGTTATGCAAAAGGTTTTTGCCAAAATCCGGCGCGCCGCCCCGAGTGATAGTACAGTGCTGCTCACCGGGGAAAGCGGCACCGGCAAAGAGCTGGTGGCCCGCGCCATCCATGATCTCAGCCCCCGAGCTCACAGGGAATTTGTCCCGGTAGACTGTTCCGCCCTGGTAGAGACCCTGCTGGAAAGCGAACTCTTCGGACATGTCAAAGGTTCTTTTACCGGCGCCCATCAGACCAAACACGGTCTGTTCGAATTGGCCAATCACGGGACCTTTTTCTTTGATGAGATAACCAATCTCAGTTTAAATATCCAGGCCAAGCTCCTGAGGGTCATTCAGGAACGGGAATTTATGCGGGTGGGCAGCCAGAAGCGCACCAAACTGGATATTCGTATCATTGCCTCCTGCAATCGGGATCTTACCGAGTCCATTAAGGACGGCTCATTTCGGGAGGACCTCTACTACCGGTTGAGCGTCATCCCTATTCACCTGCCTCCCCTCCGGGAACGGACCGGGGACATACCCTTGCTCGCAGAATATTTTCTCAAGAAATACAGTCAGAAAACCAACCGCCAGGCCAAGGGTATCTCAAATCGAGCCCTGAAGATGCTGTGCGCCTATTCCTGGCCGGGTAATGTCCGGGAATTGGAGCATACCATCGAACGGATGATTATCCTGGAAGACGGGGATACCATCCTGCCGGAACATCTGCCCAGCTTTATTTCGCAGCGCCGCGGAGAGTTTCAGGTCTTTTCGGATGAAGAGCACAGCCTCGAAGAACTGGAGAAACGCTATATCCAGTTCATTCTGCGCCGCACCAAAGGGAAGCGCCAGGAAGCAGCCCGCATCCTGGGTATCAACCGCAAGACCCTGGGCCAACGGATCAAAAAATATAACCTGCGAGTAAACTGGTAG
- a CDS encoding hybrid sensor histidine kinase/response regulator: MSEPYTILVVDDEKVIRDGCALILQPEGYQVATAANGQEALEILRTEPINLVLCDLKMPVMGALEVLEVAGTHYPEVPIIIITGHGTVANAVECMQKGAYDFVTKPFRVDHLTLVVKRVLEKQKLERQARELREEQARNLYTLASEQSRLHTIINCMADGVLVTNRDLEVVLCNPALMRLLELSTPPPQPGPLSFYLDDTSLKEAIYTLLTAPEQDNITYISQELRKGRAYLRALSAPFYGPDLQLLGVVTVFHDITGFKELDEMKNEFVQMVSHELRAPLSAIKMQHTVILDGLAGDLTEKQRELLVRAHAKIQGLLDLINELLNVARMEAGYCQLEQVPLSLGGVLTDLVELLQTKAANQKIVLQLITPPDLPLIQADRRSMEEVFMNLLCNAINYSPNGGNVKISAVSHSEYLEVLVSDTGVGLEPEEIPKIFDKFYRAKHPQTRQVIGTGLGLAIVKNLIEAHRGSIQVESQPGVGTTFRVLLPTVSSGQGSDFVRS, translated from the coding sequence ATGTCGGAGCCTTATACGATATTAGTGGTAGACGATGAAAAAGTGATCCGTGATGGTTGTGCCCTGATCCTTCAGCCGGAGGGCTACCAGGTGGCTACCGCCGCCAACGGCCAGGAGGCTCTGGAAATCCTTCGCACTGAACCGATAAACCTTGTCCTCTGCGACCTGAAGATGCCGGTGATGGGGGCCTTGGAGGTGCTGGAGGTGGCCGGGACCCACTATCCGGAGGTGCCGATAATCATTATCACCGGCCACGGGACCGTGGCAAATGCCGTCGAATGTATGCAGAAAGGGGCCTACGACTTTGTCACCAAGCCTTTTCGGGTTGATCACCTCACCCTGGTAGTCAAACGGGTCCTGGAGAAGCAGAAACTGGAACGTCAGGCTCGGGAATTAAGAGAAGAACAGGCCAGAAACCTGTATACTCTGGCCAGCGAACAGAGCCGTCTCCATACTATTATCAACTGTATGGCGGACGGGGTGTTAGTGACCAACCGCGATCTCGAGGTAGTCCTCTGCAATCCGGCGCTGATGCGCCTTCTAGAGCTGTCCACGCCTCCACCTCAGCCTGGTCCCCTGTCCTTCTATCTAGACGATACTTCCCTGAAGGAAGCAATTTACACTTTACTCACTGCCCCGGAGCAGGATAATATAACTTATATATCTCAAGAGCTTCGCAAAGGGCGGGCCTATCTCCGGGCACTGTCGGCGCCGTTTTACGGACCTGATCTGCAATTATTAGGGGTAGTCACCGTTTTTCATGACATCACCGGATTTAAGGAATTAGATGAAATGAAAAACGAATTCGTGCAGATGGTATCCCATGAACTGCGGGCCCCGTTGTCAGCCATCAAGATGCAGCATACGGTGATTTTGGACGGACTGGCCGGAGACCTGACCGAAAAGCAACGGGAGTTGCTCGTCCGGGCCCACGCCAAAATCCAGGGTCTGTTGGACCTGATTAACGAATTGCTGAACGTGGCCCGGATGGAAGCCGGCTACTGCCAGCTGGAGCAAGTCCCCTTATCGTTAGGGGGGGTCTTGACCGATCTGGTTGAATTATTACAGACCAAGGCAGCCAACCAGAAAATAGTATTGCAGCTCATTACCCCCCCGGACCTGCCTCTGATTCAGGCGGACCGCCGCAGTATGGAAGAAGTCTTTATGAATCTGCTCTGCAATGCCATCAACTACTCGCCCAATGGCGGGAACGTCAAGATTTCCGCGGTATCCCATAGCGAGTATCTGGAGGTGCTGGTGAGCGACACCGGCGTAGGTCTCGAACCGGAGGAAATCCCAAAAATTTTTGACAAATTTTACCGTGCCAAACATCCACAGACCAGACAGGTTATCGGCACCGGCCTGGGTCTGGCCATTGTCAAAAACCTTATCGAGGCGCATCGTGGGTCAATCCAGGTAGAGAGCCAACCGGGGGTGGGTACCACATTCCGGGTGCTCCTGCCGACGGTATCGAGCGGCCAGGGTTCTGATTTTGTCCGGTCTTGA
- a CDS encoding sensor histidine kinase, whose amino-acid sequence MSKRSSTRLSGAKKIVTRLLEFSRQSLEERTLFDPNSVISRCVDLVKHQALFHDIEIIQQLDPNLPQIIGDPGQLHQVFTNLLLNAADAMGGRGRITITSQPNRAEDGVILTFTDTGSGIPAPIRDKIFDPFFTTKPPGKGTGLGLAIVYGIIQRHGGSIEVASPPEGGTAFIMKLPLDAPAQIHSGSVNISEPGEDYDHVL is encoded by the coding sequence ATGTCGAAGAGATCATCAACCAGACTTTCCGGTGCAAAAAAAATTGTCACCCGCCTGCTGGAATTTAGCCGTCAATCCCTGGAAGAGAGAACCCTCTTTGATCCGAACAGCGTCATCAGCCGTTGTGTCGATCTGGTTAAACACCAGGCTTTGTTTCATGATATTGAAATAATACAACAGTTGGACCCTAACCTCCCCCAGATCATCGGCGATCCGGGTCAATTGCATCAAGTTTTTACCAATCTGTTGTTGAATGCGGCGGATGCCATGGGGGGCCGAGGGCGGATTACTATCACCAGCCAGCCGAACAGAGCCGAAGACGGGGTGATTCTGACTTTTACGGATACTGGCAGTGGAATCCCGGCTCCGATCAGGGATAAGATTTTCGACCCGTTTTTTACCACCAAGCCTCCCGGGAAAGGCACCGGCCTGGGTCTGGCCATTGTCTATGGGATTATTCAGCGTCATGGCGGCAGCATCGAGGTGGCCAGCCCCCCCGAAGGCGGTACCGCCTTTATTATGAAACTCCCCCTGGATGCACCTGCACAGATCCATTCCGGGTCGGTAAACATCAGCGAACCAGGTGAGGATTATGACCATGTTCTTTAG